A stretch of DNA from Natronoarchaeum philippinense:
GGTCGTCGAGTCGATCGCGTCCGACACCGACGCCGCCGTGGCGAAGGTCGACGTCGACGCCAACCAGCAACTCGCCGGCGCCTACGGCGTCCGCGGCGTCCCGACGCTCGTGCTGTTTGCCGACGGCGAGCAGGTCGAGCAGGTCGTCGGCGTCAAGCCCGAGGAGCAACTGCGTGGCCTGATCGAGCGCCACTCCGAATAGATGGCCGGTGACGTGCGCGACCTCGTGATCGCCGGCTCGGGCGTCGCCGGGCTGTCGGCCGCGATCTATGCCGCCCGCGCCGATCTCGATCCCCTCGTACTGGAGGGCGACGAGCCCGGCGGCCAGCTGACGCTGACGACCGATGTCGAGAACTACCTCGGCTTTCCCGAGGGCGTCGGCGGGATGGAGCTGATCCAGAACGGCAAAGAGCAGGCCGAGCGCTTCGGCGCCGAGTTCCGCCACGGCAGCATCGAGGCGGCCGACCTCGGCAACCAGCCCAAGCGACTCTCCCTGTCGACCGGCGAGACGATCCGAACGCGCGCGTTGATCGTCGCCACCGGCGCCAGCGCGCGCTGGGTCGGCGCGGATGGCGAGGACGAACTGATGGGCTACGGCCTCTCGACGTGTGCTACCTGCGACGGGGCGTTCCACCGCGGCGACGACGTGCTGGTCGTCGGCGGCGGCGACTCCGCGATGGAAGAGGCGACCTTCCTCGCCAAGTTCGCCGACTCGGTGACGGTCGTCCACCGGCGCGAGGAGCTTCGGGCCTCCGAGATCATGGCCGACCGCGCCCGCGAGCACGAGGACATCGAGTTCGCGTGGAACACCGAACTCGTCGAACTGCAGGGCTCCCAAGACGAGGGCGTCACCGGCGCGACGCTCGTCTCCCACCCCGATGGCTACCCCCGAGAGAAGCACGCGGCCGGCGAGGACGTGACCGTCGAGGAAGTCGATGTCGGCGGCGTGTTCTACGCCATCGGCCACGAGCCAAACACCGGCTTCCTCCGCGAGACGGCCGTCGACCTCGACGGCGAGGGGTACGTGGTGCCCGCGCCCGCCGACGAACAGTGGGCGACGACCGAGACCGGCGTCGACGGCGTCTTCGCCGCCGGCGACGTGATGGACACCGAGTACCAGCAGGCCGTCACCGCCGCCGGCACGGGAAGCATGGCCGCGTTAGACGCCGAAGAGTGGCTCGAAGCCGACGACGCCGTCGCGGCGACGCCGATGCCCGCCTCGCCCGAACCCTGAGATCCTCGATATCTCTTCGGAATGCTGAAATCCTTTTTTCCGACTCAGAGGAACAGCGCCGGGATCGTGTTCCGGAAGATGTTGAGCGAGATGACAAAGAGTAGCGCGACGACGAACCAGTTGAATTTGCGCTCGTCGAACTCCAGTCGGCGAAGGTAGGTACCGAGCAGCAGGCCGACGATCGTGACGACCGCGATCACCGAGCCGAGCCAGAGCCGGTAGGTCGTCAGCAGGTCGGTAAACAGCGCCATCTGCACGATGCGGATGGTGAAGATCGTTCCCAGCACCATCGAGAGCCCGCCGATGTATCGCTCGGTGTCGCGCTCGAACGTGTGGAAGTACGCCGGCAGCAGCGGACCGAGGTTGGCGACCGCGAGCAAGAACCCCTCCAACAGCCCGGCGACGCCGAGCGCGAGCGGGTTGTGGGTCTCCTCGACGGCGACGAAGTCCTGTACGAGCTGAAAGACGACGTAGCCGAAGATAACCAGCCCGATGAGGAACGGCACGATCGGGCCGGTGTTTAATCTGGCGAGCGCGAAGACGCCGACGACGGTGCCGATGGCCGACAGCGCCAGCAGCGGCCACTCCTCGCGGACGAACGTGAGACCGGTGTCGGTCTCGCCGATCTGGAACATGTTCAGCATCCACGGCGGGATCGCAAGCACGACGACGGCGAACGTCGGGTCGATCACCGACGCGAAGATCGGCGTCGTGATCAGCGCGTAGCCGAAGCCGACCATTCCCTTGACGACCCCGGCGAGGATCGCCACGCCGACGAACAGCCCGAGCAGCCCCAGCGACACGTCGGACTGGACGCCCTTGCCGAGGTTGTCCATCCCCGGGAAGAAGACGACCGAGCCGGCGATGACGGCCAGACTCGCGGCGACCATCATCACCTCGCGGTACTGGAACTGCCGGACGTTCGAGACGAACTGTTCGATATCGACGGTAGACTCTGGCGCACTCATGGATCGTCACTGGTCAGTACGGCGCTGACCGCGTACGTATCACCTTCTAGAACCCCGCACGTATCCGTCACACTCTCACGGCGAGAGCCACGGCCATTCCGGTCGTCGAGAACACGCTGAATCGACAGTATCGGTGCTGCTGACCGGTGTCGCGTCCGTCGCTGCCGATTTTCGGATGTCACAGGAGCCGGCAACATTCTCGGCCACACCGCTTTCACCCCGTGGGAAGTTGTACCGAGAATTATCTCACTGGGCGCCCAAACACCGACGTGAAGGCCAATGTACGATCGAATCCTCGTCCCGACCGACGGCAGCGAGCACGCCCGCCGGGCGGCGGCACACGCCGAGTCGCTCGCGTCGGCGTTCGACGCGACGCTGCACATCGTTTCCGTAGTCGATCTGCAGGCGGCGGCCGGACCGTTCGACGCCGGCGGACTCGAACCCGAGTTCGTCGAGCGTCTCGACGCGAACGGTCGAGAGCTCGTCGAGTCGACCGTCGACGCTCTCGACGGCTCGGCGGACGTTCACACTGAGATCGTCAGGGGTCGGCCGGCCGACTCGATCCTCGAGTACGCCGCGGACAACGGCGTCGGTCTGATCGCCATGGGCACGCACGGTCGGTCGGGAATCCGGCGCTACGTCGCCGGCAGCGTCGCCGAGAGCGTCGTTCGACGGGCCGACGTGCCGGTGTTCACCGTTCGGGCGACCGATCGGAGCCGGCTCGACGACGGGTACGACGACGTGCTCGTTCCCACGGACGGCAGCGAACACGCGCTGGCGGCCGCCGAGCACGCTGTCGCTCTCGCCGGCGCCAGCGGCGCACGTATCCACGCGCTCAACGTCGTCGATGTCGGCGTCGCGTCGTCCTCGCCCGACCTGACGCCCCCGACGACGCTGCTCGATCAACTACGCGACGCCGGCGAGCGAGCGACGGACGCGGTCGCCGAGCGCGCCGACGAGGCCGGCCTCGACGCCGAGACGGAGGTCCGGGAAGGGTTCCCCGCCCAGACCGTCGTGGAGTACGCCGACGAGGCAGACATCGACCTGATTGCGATGGGGACTGCCGGGCGCTCCGGAATCGGGCGGCATCTCGTCGGCAGCACCGCCGCGAAGGTGATCCGCCGGGCCGAGATGCCGGTCCTCTCGACGACTGCGGGCGACCGCTCGCCCGACGCCTGATAGTTCCGACCCGAGCGCCGGCGTCACCCCGGCAAGAACACGTTGACGATGGCGACGACGAGCCCGGCCAGCGCCATCCGGCCCGCGGCGACGTACCACCGCTGCCCGGAGATCGAGCCCATGTACGCACCGAACGTGCCCAGAATGGCGATGCCGAGCGCGATCGATACCAGCGCCGCCGTGACGATCGTCAGCCCGGCGTCGACGAACAGGAACGGCACGAGCGGGATGAGAATACCGATCAGCGGTCCCAAACCGCTCATCGCGGCGTGGACGACCCGCGCGCTCTGTTGGTCGCGATGGACCCGTGTGTCGTCCAGATCGGTCAGCATCGCCCGCTCGATGCGCAGGATCTCGGCGCGCGTCTCGGCGCGTTCGATCTCCCAGACGCTCCAGATCGCCGACGTTCCCAGCCCGACCGCGGCGCCCAGCCCGATCTTGACGACCGTCGCACCCTCGGTGACCCCCGAGAGCACCGCCCCGACGACGATGCCGATGCAGGTGAGCGTGCCGTCGAACCCGTTCGAGACGAAGTAGCGTCGCGCGATCGACCGGACCTCCTCGTCGCCGAGCGCCTGTCTGAGACGCCGCTGGAACGACATTACGGATCCCGGACCGTCCGACGATCCTCGGCGACGTACTCGCCACAGGCGACTTGGTCGATCGAGTGGACGGTCCCGCCGAACTCCTCGACGGCGGCTTCGATCGTGTCGGCGTCGAGATCCTGTCCCTCGAAGGTGATCTCGACGTTCTGGACCTCCTTGTCCAACTCGATCAGCGTCGCGGTCACGGCCGCCACGCTCTCGACCTCGCCGAGGTGTCCGGCGAACTCGTCGAGCGGGGGACTGTGCGGCTTCAG
This window harbors:
- the trxA gene encoding thioredoxin — encoded protein: MTVDTASNSDAALDEPLHVDGQSDLDAVVSDNDVVLVDFYADWCGPCQMLEPVVESIASDTDAAVAKVDVDANQQLAGAYGVRGVPTLVLFADGEQVEQVVGVKPEEQLRGLIERHSE
- a CDS encoding NAD(P)/FAD-dependent oxidoreductase → MAGDVRDLVIAGSGVAGLSAAIYAARADLDPLVLEGDEPGGQLTLTTDVENYLGFPEGVGGMELIQNGKEQAERFGAEFRHGSIEAADLGNQPKRLSLSTGETIRTRALIVATGASARWVGADGEDELMGYGLSTCATCDGAFHRGDDVLVVGGGDSAMEEATFLAKFADSVTVVHRREELRASEIMADRAREHEDIEFAWNTELVELQGSQDEGVTGATLVSHPDGYPREKHAAGEDVTVEEVDVGGVFYAIGHEPNTGFLRETAVDLDGEGYVVPAPADEQWATTETGVDGVFAAGDVMDTEYQQAVTAAGTGSMAALDAEEWLEADDAVAATPMPASPEP
- a CDS encoding sulfite exporter TauE/SafE family protein, with amino-acid sequence MSAPESTVDIEQFVSNVRQFQYREVMMVAASLAVIAGSVVFFPGMDNLGKGVQSDVSLGLLGLFVGVAILAGVVKGMVGFGYALITTPIFASVIDPTFAVVVLAIPPWMLNMFQIGETDTGLTFVREEWPLLALSAIGTVVGVFALARLNTGPIVPFLIGLVIFGYVVFQLVQDFVAVEETHNPLALGVAGLLEGFLLAVANLGPLLPAYFHTFERDTERYIGGLSMVLGTIFTIRIVQMALFTDLLTTYRLWLGSVIAVVTIVGLLLGTYLRRLEFDERKFNWFVVALLFVISLNIFRNTIPALFL
- a CDS encoding universal stress protein, whose translation is MYDRILVPTDGSEHARRAAAHAESLASAFDATLHIVSVVDLQAAAGPFDAGGLEPEFVERLDANGRELVESTVDALDGSADVHTEIVRGRPADSILEYAADNGVGLIAMGTHGRSGIRRYVAGSVAESVVRRADVPVFTVRATDRSRLDDGYDDVLVPTDGSEHALAAAEHAVALAGASGARIHALNVVDVGVASSSPDLTPPTTLLDQLRDAGERATDAVAERADEAGLDAETEVREGFPAQTVVEYADEADIDLIAMGTAGRSGIGRHLVGSTAAKVIRRAEMPVLSTTAGDRSPDA
- a CDS encoding VIT1/CCC1 transporter family protein, whose product is MSFQRRLRQALGDEEVRSIARRYFVSNGFDGTLTCIGIVVGAVLSGVTEGATVVKIGLGAAVGLGTSAIWSVWEIERAETRAEILRIERAMLTDLDDTRVHRDQQSARVVHAAMSGLGPLIGILIPLVPFLFVDAGLTIVTAALVSIALGIAILGTFGAYMGSISGQRWYVAAGRMALAGLVVAIVNVFLPG
- a CDS encoding DUF211 domain-containing protein, with the protein product MAPLRRLVVDVLKPHSPPLDEFAGHLGEVESVAAVTATLIELDKEVQNVEITFEGQDLDADTIEAAVEEFGGTVHSIDQVACGEYVAEDRRTVRDP